Proteins from a single region of Salvelinus fontinalis isolate EN_2023a chromosome 15, ASM2944872v1, whole genome shotgun sequence:
- the LOC129811791 gene encoding guanine nucleotide exchange factor C9orf72-like, with translation MSSGPPQSPTVAKTEVTVEGECPIFAATFAYWDNILGPRVCHIWAPRCEQPLLLSDGEVTFLANHTLNGEILRSAECGAVDVKFFVLAEKGVIIISLIFDGELKGDKNTCALSIILPQTELAFYLPLHMVCVERLKHIIRKGRIWMQKGYNIISVLSSEIVPIMELLSSMKTHSVPEDIDIKDTILNDDDIGDSCHEDFLHKAVSSHLQTCGCSMVVGSNPDKVNKIVRTLCLFLTPAERKCSRYCKADSTFKYDTGLFVQGLLKDSMGSFVLPFRQVLYSPYPTTHIDVDINTVKQMPPCHEHTYIQRRYMRSELSALWKAASEENIAPDTGIHTESFTPDLNVFQDVMHKDTLVKSFIDEVFMLKPGLNLRSTYLAQFLLILHRKALVLLKYIEDETQKGKKPFCSLRSLKTDLDLMVEGDLNIIMALAEKQRAGLHSFVFGKQFYTSVQERDVLISF, from the exons ATGTCTTCAGGCCCACCTCAGTCGCCCACAGTGGCTAAGACAGAGGTGACTGTTGAAGGAGAATGCCCTATCTTCGCTGCCACCTTTGCCTACTGGGACAACATCCTGGGCCCGCGGGTGTGTCACATTTGGGCTCCCAGGTGCGAGCAACCACTGTTGCTGAGCGATGGCGAAGTCACCTTCCTGGCCAATCACACGCTGAACGGGGAGATTCTGCGCAGCGCAGAGTGCGGCGCCGTGGACGTCAAGTTCTTCGTCCTAGCCGAGAAGGGTGTCATCATCATCTCGCTCATCTTCGACGGCGAGCTGAAGGGTGACAAGAACACCTGTGCCCTGTCCATCATCCTGCCGCAGACAGAGCTGGCATTCTACCTGCCCTTGCACATGGTCTGTGTGGAGAGGCTCAAACATATAATCCGCAAGGGACGCATCTGGATGCAGAAG GGCTACAACATAATTTCTGTGCTGTCATCAGAGATTGTCCCCATCATGGAGCTGCTGTCATCCATGAAGACACACAGTGTCCCAGAGGACATAGAC ATCAAGGACACCATCCTAAATGACGATGACATCGGAGACAGCTGTCATGAAGATTTCCTGCACAA GGCAGTCAGTTCTCATCTACAAACTTGTGGCTGCTCCATGGTGGTCGGAAGCAACCCAGACAAAGTCAACAAG ATAGTGCGCACGCTGTGCCTCTTCCTCACCCCTGCTGAGAGGAAGTGCTCTCGGTACTGTAAAGCTGACTCTACTTTCAAGTATGACACAGGACTGTTTGTACAAGGCCTCCTCAAG GACTCCATGGGCAGTTTTGTCTTGCCCTTCCGCCAGGTGCTGTACTCACCCTACCCGACCACGCACATCGACGTGGACATCAACACGGTGAAGCAGATGCCACCCTGCCACGAGCACACATACATTCAGCGACGCTACATGCGCTCAGAGCTCAGCGCGCTCTGGAAGGCGGCTAGCGAAGAGAACATCGCCCCCGACACTGGCATCCACACCGAGTCCTTCACCcccgacct AAATGTATTTCAGGACGTTATGCATAAAGACACCCTGGTAAAGTCATTTATAGATGAG GTGTTCATGCTGAAGCCAGGTCTCAATCTGCGAAGTACTTACTTGGCTCAGTTCTTGCTGATCCTTCACAGGAAGGCGCTCGTACTACTCAAATACATTGAAGATGAGAC GCAAAAGGGAAAGAAGCCTTTCTGCTCCTTGCGCAGCTTGAAGACCGACCTCGACCTGATGGTGGAAGGTGACCTGAATATCATCATGGCGTTGGCTGAAAAGCAAAGGGCTGGACTGCACTCCTTTGTATTTGGGAAGCAATTTTACACCAGTGTACAGGAGCGAGATGTGCTCATAAGCTTTTGA
- the LOC129811793 gene encoding leucine-rich repeat and immunoglobulin-like domain-containing nogo receptor-interacting protein 2: MRLSALYHCYPLLGGALLLLLVSCVLGCPARCDCSAQTKSVSCHRKRLPTIPEGIPIETRLLDLSKNKLRSITPDNFSSFLQLEDLDLSDNLIGVVEPGSFKFQLSLRSLNFHSNLLQLVPAGVLSGLANLTSLDLSHNRLVVLLDHGFQDLRRLMSLEVGDNELVFISQRAFTGLLGLQSLTLERCNLTVVPTDALGHLHSLVELRLRHLGIGALKPYSFKRLPHLRHLEIDYWPWLEVFPALSLHGLNLTTLTVTNTNLSSFPGPALRNLPYLTHLNLSFCRIQHIQQGVLDKLPRLQELHLRGAQLAYIEPLAFLVLPNLRMLDVSHNQLDSVEQAVFASPDSLQTLLMGGNPLVCDCRLLWLLSGRKPPLLQLPDPQPECSAPERIRGKPLRDLKEPLVSRYVTCTKPWIGPNTTQLLLADEGQPVWLNCIADGAPRPSMAWVTPHRRYVTAKSTGRVTVHTNGTLEIKAAELHDNGVYLCVASNAAGNASMSASLAVKSLGISDRSLYTNKSGLLADSNGTWANGTLLYNMTNPIDLKTIIISTAMGCLSFLGVVIFCFLLLFAWSRGKGRHKSNFDIEYVPRKSNGTAAEANETSGPRRVNMKMI, encoded by the coding sequence ATGCGGCTCTCTGCCCTGTACCACTGCTATCCTCTTCTGGGCGGggctctactgctcctgctggtTAGCTGCGTCCTGGGTTGCCCCGCTCGCTGCGACTGCTCCGCCCAGACCAAGTCAGTCAGCTGCCACCGCAAGCGACTGCCTACCATCCCCGAGGGCATCCCCATTGAGACTCGGCTTCTGGATCTGAGCAAGAACAAGCTGCGGAGCATTACACCGGACAACTTCTCCTCCTTCCTACAGCTCGAGGATCTAGACCTCAGCGATAACCTGATAGGCGTGGTCGAACCGGGCTCCTTCAAATTTCAGCTCTCCCTGCGCTCGCTGAACTTCCACAGCAACCTCCTCCAGCTGGTCCCCGCCGGTGTGCTCTCTGGCCTGGCCAACCTCACCAGTCTGGACCTCAGCCACAACCGGTTGGTGGTGCTGCTGGACCACGGCTTCCAGGACCTTCGGAGGCTGATGTCCCTGGAGGTGGGTGACAATGAGCTGGTGTTCATCTCCCAGAGGGCCTTTACTGGCCTGCTGGGCCTACAGAGCCTCACCCTGGAGCGCTGCAACCTGACTGTTGTGCCCACTGATGCCCTGGGGCACCTACACAGCCTGGTGGAACTCCGCCTGCGCCACTTGGGCATTGGTGCCCTGAAGCCTTACTCCTTCAAAAGACTTCCCCACCTTCGGCACCTGGAGATTGACTACTGGCCCTGGCTGGAAGTCTTCCCCGCTCTGTCGCTACACGGTCTCAACCTCACCACACTCACTGTCACCAACACTAACCTGTCCTCTTTTCCCGGCCCTGCTCTACGCAACCTGCCCTACCTCACGCACCTAAATCTATCCTTCTGCCGCATCCAGCACATCCAGCAAGGGGTGCTAGACAAGCTTCCGCGATTGCAGGAGTTGCACCTGCGAGGGGCTCAGCTGGCTTACATTGAACCCCTGGCCTTCCTGGTACTCCCAAACCTGCGCATGTTGGATGTGTCGCACAACCAGCTGGACTCTGTGGAGCAAGCTGTGTTTGCGTCTCCTGACAGCCTGCAGACGCTGCTTATGGGGGGTAACCCTCTGGTGTGCGACTGCCGGCTCCTATGGTTGCTGAGTGGCCGGAAGCCACCCTTGCTGCAGCTCCCTGATCCCCAGCCTGAGTGCAGTGCCCCTGAGCGCATCCGTGGGAAACCCTTGCGGGACCTCAAGGAGCCGCTGGTGTCACGGTATGTGACCTGCACCAAGCCATGGATCGGGCCCAACACCACCCAGCTGCTGCTGGCAGACGAGGGGCAGCCTGTCTGGCTCAACTGCATAGCAGACGGGGCTCCTCGGCCATCCATGGCCTGGGTGACGCCACACAGACGCTATGTCACAGCCAAGAGCACCGGGAGGGTGACAGTCCATACCAACGGCACCCTGGAGATTAAGGCTGCGGAGCTGCACGACAAtggtgtgtacctgtgtgtggcCAGTAACGCAGCGGGCAATGCCAGCATGTCAGCCTCGCTGGCTGTGAAGAGCCTGGGCATCAGCGATAGATCGCTCTACACCAACAAGAGCGGTCTCCTGGCGGACTCCAATGGGACCTGGGCCAACGGCACCCTCCTGTACAATATGACAAACCCCATAGACCTGAAGACCATCATCATCTCCACAGCCATGGGCTGCCTGTCTTTCCTGGGCGTGGTCATCTTCTGTTTCCTCCTCCTGTTTGCCTGGAGTCGTGGGAAGGGAAGGCACAAGAGCAACTTCGACATTGAGTACGTTCCCCGCAAATCGAATGGGACAGCAGCGGAGGCAAATGAGACAAGCGGGCCCAGACGAGTCAACATGAAAATGATTTAA